The Bos javanicus breed banteng chromosome 21, ARS-OSU_banteng_1.0, whole genome shotgun sequence genome includes a region encoding these proteins:
- the LOC133234395 gene encoding duodenase-1 isoform X1: MVLLLLLVALLSPTGEAGKIIGGHEAEPHSRPYMAFLLFKTSGKSHICGGFLVREDFVLTAAHCLGSSINVTLGAHNIMERERTQQVIPVRRPIPHPDYNDETLANDIMLLKLTRKADITDKVSPINLPRSLAEVKPGMMCSVAGWGRLGVNMPSTDKLQEVDLEVQSEEKCIARFKNYIPFTQICAGDPSKRKNSFSGDSGGPLVCNGVAQGIVSYGRNDGTTPDVYTRISSFLSWIHSTMRRYKRQGSV, encoded by the exons ATGGTCCTGCTCCTGCTCCTGGTGGCCCTTCTGTCCCCTACCGGGGAGGCAG GGAAAATCATCGGGGGTCACGAGGCCGAGCCACACTCCCGTCCCTACATGGCATTTCTTCTGTTCAAGACTTCAGGGAAATCTCACATATGTGGGGGTTTCCTTGTGCGTGAGGACTTCGTGCTGACAGCAGCTCACTGCCTGGGAAG CTCAATCAATGTCACCCTGGGGGCCCATAACATCATGGAACGAGAGAGGACCCAGCAGGTCATCCCAGTGAGAAGACCCATCCCCCACCCAGACTATAATGATGAGACTTTGGCCAACGACATCATGTTACTGAAG CTGACTAGGAAGGCTGACATTACGGATAAAGTGAGCCCCATCAATCTGCCCAGGAGCTTGGCGGAGGTGAAGCCAGGGATGATGTGCAGTGTGGCCGGCTGGGGGCGACTGGGGGTAAATATGCCCTCTACAGACAAACTACAGGAGGTAGATCTTGAAGTCCAAAGTGAGGAGAAATGTATCGCTCGCTTCAAAAACTACATCCCCTTCACACAGATATGTGCTGGAGATCCAAGCAAGAGGAAGAATTCTTTCTCG GGTGACTCTGGGGGCCCGCTTGTGTGTAATGGTGTGGCCCAGGGCATTGTGTCCTATGGAAGAAATGATGGGACAACTCCAGATGTCTACACCAGAATCTCCAGCTTTCTGTCCTGGATCCATTCAACAATGAGACGGTACAAACGCCAGGGATCAGTGTGA
- the LOC133234395 gene encoding mast cell protease 1A isoform X3, protein MVLLLLLVALLSPTGEAGKIIGGHEAKPHSRPYMVFLQFKISGEPQRCGGFLVREDFVLTAAHCLGSSINVTLGAHNIMDRERTQQFIPVRRPIPYPRYNKTWANDIMLLQLMRKANVTTAVSPISLPRDWDTVNPGMLCSVAGWGRLDVDMSRTKKLQEVELEVQRAEKCTSRYKYYSTTTQICVGDPRKRKSSFKGDSGGPLVCNGVAQGIVSYGKKDGTPPRVFTRISSFLPWIQKTMKQYELEGPD, encoded by the exons ATGGTCCTGCTCCTGCTCCTGGTGGCCCTTCTGTCCCCTACCGGGGAGGCAG GGAAAATCATCGGGGGCCACGAGGCCAAGCCACACTCCCGTCCCTACATGGTGTTTCTTCAGTTCAAGATTTCAGGGGAACCTCAAAGATGTGGGGGATTCCTTGTGCGTGAGGACTTCGTGCTGACAGCAGCTCACTGCCTGGGAAG CTCAATCAATGTCACCCTGGGGGCCCACAACatcatggacagagagaggacccAGCAGTTCATCCCAGTGAGAAGACCCATCCCCTACCCACGCTATAATAAGACTTGGGCCAACGACATCATGTTACTGCAG CTGATGAGGAAGGCAAATGTGACCACTGCTGTGAGCCCCATCAGTCTGCCCAGGGACTGGGATACAGTGAATCCAGggatgctgtgcagtgtggctgGCTGGGGGCGTCTTGATGTGGATATGTCCCGCACAAAGAAACTACAGGAGGTAGAGCTTGAAGTCCAAAGGGCCGAGAAATGCACCTCTCGCTACAAATATTACAGTACCACCACCCAGATATGTGTAGGGGACCCGAGAAAGAGGAAGAGTTCCTTTAAG GGTGACTCCGGGGGCCCACTTGTGTGTAATGGTGTGGCCCAGGGCATTGTGTCCTATGGAAAAAAGGATGGGACACCTCCAAGGGTCTTCACCAGAATCTCAAGCTTTCTGCCTTGGATccaaaaaacaatgaaacagtaCGAACTTGAGGGACCAGACTGA
- the LOC133234395 gene encoding mast cell protease 1A isoform X2, translating to MVLFLLLVSLLSPTGEAGKIIGGHEAKPHSRPYMVFLQFKISGEPQRCGGFLVREDFVLTAAHCLGSSINVTLGAHNIMDRERTQQFIPVRRPIPYPRYNKTWANDIMLLQLMRKANVTTAVSPISLPRDWDTVNPGMLCSVAGWGRLDVDMSRTKKLQEVELEVQRAEKCTSRYKYYSTTTQICVGDPRKRKSSFKGDSGGPLVCNGVAQGIVSYGKKDGTPPRVFTRISSFLPWIQKTMKQYELEGPD from the exons ATGGTCCTGTTCTTGCTCCTGGTGTCCCTTCTGTCCCCTACCGGGGAGGCAG GGAAAATCATCGGGGGCCACGAGGCCAAGCCACACTCCCGTCCCTACATGGTGTTTCTTCAGTTCAAGATTTCAGGGGAACCTCAAAGATGTGGGGGATTCCTTGTGCGTGAGGACTTCGTGCTGACAGCAGCTCACTGCCTGGGAAG CTCAATCAATGTCACCCTGGGGGCCCACAACatcatggacagagagaggacccAGCAGTTCATCCCAGTGAGAAGACCCATCCCCTACCCACGCTATAATAAGACTTGGGCCAACGACATCATGTTACTGCAG CTGATGAGGAAGGCAAATGTGACCACTGCTGTGAGCCCCATCAGTCTGCCCAGGGACTGGGATACAGTGAATCCAGggatgctgtgcagtgtggctgGCTGGGGGCGTCTTGATGTGGATATGTCCCGCACAAAGAAACTACAGGAGGTAGAGCTTGAAGTCCAAAGGGCCGAGAAATGCACCTCTCGCTACAAATATTACAGTACCACCACCCAGATATGTGTAGGGGACCCGAGAAAGAGGAAGAGTTCCTTTAAG GGTGACTCCGGGGGCCCACTTGTGTGTAATGGTGTGGCCCAGGGCATTGTGTCCTATGGAAAAAAGGATGGGACACCTCCAAGGGTCTTCACCAGAATCTCAAGCTTTCTGCCTTGGATccaaaaaacaatgaaacagtaCGAACTTGAGGGACCAGACTGA
- the LOC133234396 gene encoding granzyme H-like has translation MASRPEDHQLSQTLVSSHQLERKAKQMSAVKPLSLPKAKAQMKPGQVCSLAGWGQVALGTPATTLQEAELMVQEDRMCESLNPRHYSRATQNCVGDPRKVKTGFKGDSGGPLVCKKVVHGTFSYGKKNGTPLGVFTQVSHFLPWIKRTMKHL, from the exons atggcatccaggccagAGGACCACCAGCTGAGCCAGACTCTTGTCTCTTCCCATCAGCTGGAGAGAAAGGCCAAGCAGATGTCAGCTGTGAAGCCCCTTAGTCTGCCTAAGGCCAAGGCCCAGATGAAGCCAGGACAGGTGTGCAGTCTGGCCGGCTGGGGGCAGGTGGCCCTGGGCACTCCAGCCACCACCTTGCAGGAGGCAGAGCTGATGGTACAGGAGGATCGGATGTGTGAATCACTCAACCCCAGGCACTACAGCCGGGCCACCCAGAATTGTGTTGGGGACCCAAGGAAGGTGAAAACCGGCTTCAAG GGTGACTCCGGTGGACCCCTCGTGTGTAAAAAAGTGGTCCATGGTACTTTCTCCTATGGAAAGAAGAATGGGACACCTCTAGGAGTCTTCACCCAGGTCTCACACTTCCTACCCTGGATAAAGAGAACAATGAAGCACCTCTAA
- the LOC133233979 gene encoding cathepsin G-like isoform X2, whose product MWPLLLLVAFLLSPRAQAGQIIGGREARPHSRPYMAYIQIRSPVGIKVCGGFLVREDFVMTAAHCLGSQINVILGAHNIRTLESTQQRIPVLRSIPHPGYSQQNKRNDIMLLQTQNRLRPGTQCTVAGWGLIGLNMRTDTLQCVQLRVQRDRVCRRRFMLYYGRTQICVGDPRQRKSAFLGDSGGPLVCSNVAQGVVSYGDRMGTPPAVFTRISSFLPWIRRTMRRFQEWRPE is encoded by the exons ATGTGGCCGCTCCTGCTCCTCGTGGCCTTTCTCCTGTCCCCCAGGGCTCAGGCAG GGCAGATCATCGGAGGCCGAGAAGCCAGGCCCCATTCCCGCCCCTACATGGCATATATTCAGATCCGAAGTCCAGTAGGTATCAAAGTTTGTGGGGGGTTCCTGGTGCGTGAAGATTTTGTGATGACAGCAGCTCACTGCTTGGGAAG ccaaataaatgtcaTCCTGGGGGCCCACAACATCAGGACATTGGAAAGCACCCAGCAGCGCATCCCTGTGCTCAGATCCATCCCCCACCCTGGATACAGTCAGCAGAACAAGAGGAATGACATCATGTTACTGCAG ACTCAAAACAGACTGAGACCTGGGACCCAGTGCACCGTGGCCGGCTGGGGCCTGATCGGCCTGAACATGAGAACAGACACGCTCCAGTGTGTGCAGCTGAGGGTGCAGAGGGATAGGGTGTGCAGGAGACGCTTCATGTTATACTATGGCCGGACACAGATTTGCGTGGGGGACCCGAGACAGAGGAAGTCTGCCTTTCTG GGGGACTCCGGTGGCCCCCTCGTGTGCAGCAATGTGGCCCAGGGCGTTGTCTCCTACGGAGACAGGATGGGGACCCCTCCAGCAGTCTTCACCAGAATTTCCAGCTTCCTGCCCTGGATAAGGAGAACAATGAGACGCTTCCAAGAGTGGAGACCAGAGTGA
- the LOC133233979 gene encoding cathepsin G-like isoform X1, with protein MWPLLLLVAFLLSPRAQAGQIIGGREARPHSRPYMAYIQIRSPVGIKVCGGFLVREDFVMTAAHCLGSQINVILGAHNIRTLESTQQRIPVLRSIPHPGYSQQNKRNDIMLLQLANRAQRNRFVRPVPLPQTQNRLRPGTQCTVAGWGLIGLNMRTDTLQCVQLRVQRDRVCRRRFMLYYGRTQICVGDPRQRKSAFLGDSGGPLVCSNVAQGVVSYGDRMGTPPAVFTRISSFLPWIRRTMRRFQEWRPE; from the exons ATGTGGCCGCTCCTGCTCCTCGTGGCCTTTCTCCTGTCCCCCAGGGCTCAGGCAG GGCAGATCATCGGAGGCCGAGAAGCCAGGCCCCATTCCCGCCCCTACATGGCATATATTCAGATCCGAAGTCCAGTAGGTATCAAAGTTTGTGGGGGGTTCCTGGTGCGTGAAGATTTTGTGATGACAGCAGCTCACTGCTTGGGAAG ccaaataaatgtcaTCCTGGGGGCCCACAACATCAGGACATTGGAAAGCACCCAGCAGCGCATCCCTGTGCTCAGATCCATCCCCCACCCTGGATACAGTCAGCAGAACAAGAGGAATGACATCATGTTACTGCAG CTGGCGAACAGAGCTCAGCGTAATCGATTTGTGAGGCCGGTGCCTCTGCCTCAGACTCAAAACAGACTGAGACCTGGGACCCAGTGCACCGTGGCCGGCTGGGGCCTGATCGGCCTGAACATGAGAACAGACACGCTCCAGTGTGTGCAGCTGAGGGTGCAGAGGGATAGGGTGTGCAGGAGACGCTTCATGTTATACTATGGCCGGACACAGATTTGCGTGGGGGACCCGAGACAGAGGAAGTCTGCCTTTCTG GGGGACTCCGGTGGCCCCCTCGTGTGCAGCAATGTGGCCCAGGGCGTTGTCTCCTACGGAGACAGGATGGGGACCCCTCCAGCAGTCTTCACCAGAATTTCCAGCTTCCTGCCCTGGATAAGGAGAACAATGAGACGCTTCCAAGAGTGGAGACCAGAGTGA